In Methanobacteriales archaeon HGW-Methanobacteriales-1, one DNA window encodes the following:
- a CDS encoding 6-hydroxymethyl-7,8-dihydropterin pyrophosphokinase codes for MEIETWMAWYKEILQNFGFDRKSDEESAEYLNDYLKNQFINGDGNKKAISFSDLPTRENIIVFGAGPSLKKHINRLKPKISANTDQFILISADGATTALIEENIVPHIIVTDLDGKLEDILNANSQGAFLVVHSHGNNLDALKSNLNNLKNVLGTTQSYSLEYVHNFGGFTDGDRCMFLAVELGAKNLIMAGMDFGEVVTKYSRPDMKDKVGPADDIKKLKLKYAERLVEWIAENEDVYIYNLVKKADFNFVFKNLF; via the coding sequence ATGGAAATTGAAACCTGGATGGCATGGTATAAAGAAATACTCCAGAATTTTGGATTTGATAGAAAGTCTGATGAAGAATCTGCTGAGTATCTGAATGATTATTTAAAAAATCAGTTTATAAATGGTGATGGGAATAAAAAAGCTATTTCTTTTAGTGATTTGCCTACAAGAGAAAATATTATTGTTTTTGGGGCCGGACCATCCCTTAAAAAGCATATAAATAGACTTAAACCGAAAATATCTGCAAACACAGATCAATTTATTTTAATATCTGCTGATGGGGCCACCACAGCATTAATAGAAGAAAATATAGTTCCCCATATAATTGTGACCGATTTAGATGGCAAATTAGAAGATATTCTAAATGCCAATTCACAAGGTGCATTTTTAGTTGTTCATAGCCATGGAAACAATCTAGATGCTCTAAAATCAAACTTAAATAATTTGAAAAATGTTCTGGGGACCACTCAAAGTTACTCTTTAGAATATGTTCATAATTTCGGTGGTTTTACTGATGGTGACCGGTGCATGTTTTTAGCTGTTGAATTAGGGGCCAAAAATCTTATTATGGCTGGCATGGACTTTGGAGAAGTAGTTACTAAATATTCGAGGCCAGATATGAAAGATAAAGTTGGGCCTGCTGATGATATAAAGAAATTGAAGCTGAAGTATGCTGAAAGACTGGTGGAATGGATAGCTGAGAATGAAGATGTTTATATTTATAATTTAGTTAAAAAAGCAGATTTTAATTTTGTATTTAAGAATTTATTTTAA
- the mtnP gene encoding S-methyl-5'-thioadenosine phosphorylase encodes MIGIIGGTGVYEITDQAHDVEKKILKTPYGDSPEISLFKLHNRNIAFIPRHAEGHDYPPHMINYRANIWALKKIGVKQIIATNAVGSLQKSIEPGDFVIPHDFLDFTKLRSGTFYDNRTVHVDITNPYCDKIRMALISAGDVVDQGVYVCTEGPRFETAAEIKMFQILGGTLVGMTGIPEAVLAREVEICYSSVCLVSNYAASISPDKLTIDEVFEIMEKQKHELVKLINNTIEFMPSENGCSCQKALEGAEVDEIDEF; translated from the coding sequence ATGATAGGAATAATTGGCGGTACTGGGGTCTATGAAATTACAGATCAAGCCCATGATGTAGAAAAAAAGATTTTAAAAACTCCTTATGGCGACTCGCCGGAAATTTCACTATTTAAACTACATAATCGAAACATTGCATTCATTCCCCGCCATGCAGAAGGCCATGACTATCCACCTCATATGATAAATTACCGTGCTAATATTTGGGCCTTGAAAAAAATAGGTGTGAAACAAATAATTGCCACCAATGCCGTGGGATCTCTTCAAAAATCTATTGAACCGGGTGATTTTGTTATACCTCATGATTTTCTTGATTTTACTAAATTAAGGTCAGGAACATTCTATGATAATCGAACTGTGCATGTAGATATTACCAATCCATATTGTGATAAAATTAGAATGGCATTGATCTCTGCAGGAGACGTGGTTGATCAAGGAGTATATGTATGCACAGAAGGCCCTCGCTTTGAGACTGCTGCTGAAATTAAAATGTTTCAGATATTGGGCGGCACACTAGTGGGGATGACAGGTATTCCTGAAGCAGTACTTGCTCGAGAAGTGGAAATATGCTATTCAAGTGTCTGTTTAGTATCCAATTATGCTGCATCAATTTCTCCGGACAAATTAACCATTGATGAAGTCTTTGAGATAATGGAAAAACAAAAACATGAACTGGTGAAATTAATAAACAATACCATTGAATTTATGCCTTCAGAAAATGGTTGTTCTTGTCAAAAAGCCCTGGAAGGGGCTGAGGTAGATGAAATAGACGAATTTTAA
- a CDS encoding RNA-splicing ligase RtcB has protein sequence MSMEEVLTRVRDCVWEVPTSYKKGMRVPGRIFLNDVAIKELEPGAVDQVANVACLPGIQKFSIGLPDIHFGYGFSIGGVGAFSARTGVISPGGVGFDINCGVRMLRTNLTEDEVRPKMKELIDALFINVPSGVGSKGQIRLQEGQIDEVLNNGAEWAVENGYGWDHDLEYLEENGKMKEADSEKVSEKAKKRGIPQLGSLGSGNHFLEVQKIEEIFDEDVAKTFGVKPGEVAVLIHSGSRGCGHQVCSDYLRTMDKAYKRHKINIPDRQLACAPVDSDEAQDYFKAMSAAANYAWANRQMIVHWVRESFEQIFHKSAEDMEMNIIYDVAHNIAKKEVHEIKGRKTEVYVHRKGATRAFGPGRKELPSVYQKTGQPVIIPGTMGTASYLLHGTQTAMEETFGSTAHGAGRKMSRAGAKREFKGEEVQKYLASIGIVVKATSMPVVAEEAPGAYKDVDEVVKTADEAGISKLVAKMVPLGVAKG, from the coding sequence ATGAGTATGGAAGAAGTATTAACCAGAGTTAGAGACTGTGTCTGGGAAGTGCCCACCAGCTATAAAAAGGGCATGCGAGTGCCTGGAAGGATTTTTCTTAATGATGTGGCCATAAAAGAGTTAGAACCAGGTGCTGTGGATCAGGTGGCCAATGTGGCTTGTTTACCAGGCATTCAAAAGTTTTCCATAGGCTTACCTGACATTCACTTTGGTTACGGATTTAGTATCGGAGGAGTAGGAGCATTTAGTGCCCGTACAGGTGTTATCAGTCCGGGCGGAGTTGGGTTTGATATTAACTGTGGAGTAAGGATGCTGCGTACCAACCTAACCGAGGATGAAGTGCGTCCCAAGATGAAAGAACTCATTGATGCTTTATTTATAAATGTTCCCTCAGGAGTAGGAAGTAAAGGTCAAATCCGGCTTCAGGAAGGTCAAATTGACGAAGTACTTAACAATGGCGCCGAATGGGCCGTAGAAAATGGATACGGTTGGGACCATGATCTGGAATATCTAGAAGAAAACGGGAAAATGAAGGAAGCTGATTCTGAAAAGGTATCTGAGAAGGCTAAAAAAAGAGGAATTCCACAATTAGGTTCTTTAGGATCTGGAAATCACTTTTTAGAAGTGCAAAAAATAGAAGAAATTTTTGATGAAGATGTGGCTAAAACCTTTGGGGTCAAGCCTGGCGAAGTGGCCGTGCTCATACACTCTGGTTCCAGGGGATGCGGACACCAGGTGTGTTCTGATTACCTTAGAACCATGGATAAAGCTTATAAACGACATAAAATTAATATTCCAGACCGACAACTGGCCTGTGCCCCCGTGGATTCTGATGAAGCTCAGGACTACTTTAAGGCCATGTCTGCTGCAGCCAACTATGCCTGGGCCAACCGACAAATGATTGTGCACTGGGTAAGGGAATCTTTTGAGCAGATATTCCACAAAAGTGCCGAAGATATGGAAATGAACATAATTTATGATGTAGCTCACAACATAGCCAAAAAAGAAGTACATGAAATAAAAGGAAGGAAAACTGAGGTCTATGTCCACCGGAAAGGAGCCACACGGGCCTTTGGTCCGGGGCGAAAGGAACTACCATCAGTCTACCAAAAAACGGGTCAGCCAGTGATCATTCCTGGAACTATGGGAACTGCTTCTTATCTTTTACATGGGACTCAAACAGCTATGGAAGAGACTTTTGGTTCAACTGCACACGGTGCAGGACGTAAAATGAGTCGAGCTGGTGCTAAAAGAGAATTTAAGGGTGAAGAAGTTCAAAAATATCTGGCCAGCATAGGAATTGTGGTTAAGGCCACTTCCATGCCAGTAGTAGCAGAAGAAGCACCTGGAGCTTATAAAGATGTGGATGAAGTTGTTAAAACAGCAGATGAAGCAGGGATATCAAAACTAGTAGCTAAAATGGTACCTTTAGGTGTGGCTAAGGGTTAA
- a CDS encoding AAA family ATPase, whose product MEIEDILLHDETIFKNINAFDPDYLPESYKYRDSQMEALAICIRPALKKGRPINAVVLGSCATGKTTAIKKIFYMVERNSEKVVCCYINCQLHTTRFGIFSQIYQRVFGHFPPETGVPFSRIYQKIMQHLVSEEKALVVALDDVNYLFHSKNANKIFYDILRAHEVFPGARTGVFAILSDIEFRFALDKNVNSIFIPQDVIFQPYAREEIYSILKERTSLGFYPEVISDEILDEIVERTSESGDLRVGIDLLRVCGNLAESEASRTIENKHLDEALKRTGPASLAHTLNSLSDLENSLLELIINFKDENLTAGSLYELFKQNTGTSYSSFNRTLDKLEFLRLIDTKFTGKGMRGNSRLIILRFSQDEINKCMVQP is encoded by the coding sequence ATGGAAATTGAAGATATTTTATTACACGATGAGACCATCTTCAAAAATATTAATGCTTTTGACCCGGATTATTTGCCAGAAAGCTACAAATACCGGGATTCACAGATGGAAGCCCTTGCAATATGCATCAGGCCAGCTTTAAAAAAGGGAAGGCCTATTAATGCAGTTGTTTTAGGTTCATGTGCTACTGGAAAAACCACGGCCATTAAAAAAATATTTTACATGGTAGAACGCAATTCGGAGAAAGTTGTTTGTTGTTATATTAACTGTCAACTCCATACTACTCGTTTTGGGATTTTCTCTCAAATTTATCAGAGAGTGTTTGGACATTTCCCCCCAGAGACCGGAGTTCCTTTTTCTAGAATATATCAAAAAATTATGCAGCATCTTGTATCTGAAGAAAAAGCTCTGGTTGTGGCCTTAGATGATGTTAATTATCTGTTCCACAGCAAAAATGCTAACAAAATATTTTATGACATACTTCGGGCCCATGAGGTATTTCCAGGTGCTAGAACTGGAGTTTTTGCCATTTTATCAGACATAGAATTTAGATTTGCCCTGGATAAAAATGTTAATTCTATTTTCATTCCTCAGGACGTTATATTTCAGCCTTATGCGCGAGAAGAAATATATAGCATCCTTAAAGAAAGAACTAGTCTTGGTTTTTATCCTGAAGTAATTTCTGATGAAATATTAGATGAAATAGTAGAGCGGACTTCAGAGAGTGGCGATCTTAGAGTAGGTATAGACCTCTTAAGAGTTTGTGGAAATTTAGCAGAATCAGAAGCTTCTAGAACAATCGAAAACAAACATTTAGACGAAGCTTTAAAACGAACCGGGCCTGCAAGTTTAGCTCACACACTTAATTCTCTTTCAGATCTTGAAAACAGTCTTTTAGAATTAATAATTAATTTCAAAGATGAAAATTTAACTGCTGGAAGCCTTTATGAATTATTTAAACAGAATACTGGAACCAGCTATTCTTCATTCAATCGAACCCTGGATAAACTGGAATTTCTCCGGTTAATTGATACCAAGTTCACTGGAAAAGGAATGAGAGGGAATTCCCGGCTAATAATATTAAGATTTAGCCAGGATGAAATCAATAAATGCATGGTTCAACCCTAA
- a CDS encoding B12-binding domain-containing radical SAM protein — MKVLMINPPHILSKYKFIGLVAPPLGISYIAAVLEENDINVSIIDASAMEMDWEELEKEIEKTSPDVIGITALTPTIENAITTAKIAKNVMPESKIILGGYHPTFTFKELVEYDFLDIIMIGEGEYTMLELVKALDNGSNLRDVKGIATKNFVTPSREIIEDLDTLPFPARHLLPMDEYKILNIKLPTGTMISGRGCHYQCSFCSSAAMHGKKLRMRSANNVVDEIEHLINDHNTKMIAFMDDTFTINKKRVESVCDEIKERDLDVFWGCTTRVDTLSKSLMEKMSDAGCITLFMGVESADQQILDSVNKKTTINKVKSAFEMARKYDMRTVASVVLGMPGDSRENILKTIKFVKNLNPNYAIFSLATPYPGTLFYKQAVSQNLIKVNDWSKYTLLSPVLETMDCSLEELKKLQKKAFRSFYLRPNYLINQARKDGFVLIKTAAAIVKEV, encoded by the coding sequence ATGAAAGTATTGATGATTAATCCACCACATATCCTTTCTAAATATAAATTTATAGGTCTTGTAGCCCCTCCTCTGGGCATAAGTTATATAGCAGCAGTTTTAGAAGAAAATGATATAAATGTGAGTATAATTGATGCTTCTGCCATGGAAATGGACTGGGAAGAACTGGAAAAAGAAATAGAAAAGACTTCACCAGATGTGATCGGAATAACCGCTCTCACACCCACTATTGAAAATGCAATAACCACTGCTAAAATTGCTAAAAATGTAATGCCCGAATCTAAAATCATTCTAGGAGGATATCACCCCACATTCACATTTAAAGAACTAGTAGAATACGATTTTTTAGATATAATCATGATAGGGGAAGGAGAATACACCATGTTAGAGCTGGTGAAAGCTCTGGATAATGGTTCCAACTTACGAGATGTAAAGGGAATTGCTACTAAAAATTTTGTAACACCATCTCGAGAAATAATAGAAGATTTAGACACTCTACCTTTTCCAGCACGTCACCTATTACCCATGGATGAATATAAAATTCTTAATATTAAACTTCCCACCGGAACCATGATATCTGGAAGGGGCTGCCATTACCAGTGTTCTTTTTGCTCATCAGCGGCCATGCATGGTAAAAAATTACGTATGCGGTCTGCAAACAATGTTGTGGATGAAATTGAACACCTTATCAATGATCATAACACAAAAATGATTGCTTTTATGGATGATACTTTTACCATTAATAAAAAAAGAGTTGAAAGTGTCTGTGATGAAATAAAAGAAAGAGATTTAGACGTTTTTTGGGGTTGTACCACCAGAGTAGATACTTTATCAAAAAGTCTGATGGAAAAAATGAGCGATGCTGGATGCATAACTCTTTTTATGGGTGTAGAATCTGCCGACCAACAAATACTGGATAGTGTTAATAAAAAAACAACCATAAATAAAGTAAAGTCTGCTTTTGAAATGGCCCGAAAATATGATATGCGAACTGTTGCCTCAGTAGTACTGGGAATGCCTGGAGACAGCAGGGAAAACATATTAAAAACCATAAAATTTGTTAAAAACTTAAATCCTAATTATGCTATATTTTCTCTAGCCACACCGTATCCTGGAACATTATTTTACAAACAAGCAGTTTCACAAAATTTAATTAAGGTTAATGACTGGTCCAAATATACCCTACTAAGTCCTGTTCTGGAAACCATGGATTGTTCCCTGGAAGAACTTAAAAAACTTCAAAAAAAAGCTTTCCGGTCTTTTTATCTCAGACCCAATTATTTGATAAACCAGGCACGTAAAGATGGATTTGTGCTTATAAAAACTGCTGCGGCAATTGTTAAAGAAGTTTAA
- the acs gene encoding acetate--CoA ligase yields the protein MSKNLDTLLKEERKFEADFDMISQSNIKQWMDSHNIKNYEELIEKSNEDLEWFWNEMAQELEWFEPYNQVLDWKPPHAQWFIDGKFNIVHNALDRHVTTSRKNKVAYIWESEAGEVKKLTYFELYREVNRLANALKSMGVKKGDRVGIYLPMILELPIAMLACAKIGAIHSVVFSGFWAKAFQERANDAQAKVAITADGFQRRGKDIKLKDTVDMVMDDIPSIEKVIVVQNTGSDVGMKEGRDVFWDEILKKQSAKCDTEQLDSEDPLFILYTSGTTGKPKGVLHTHAGYAVGTYTTLKFVFDIKDSDIWWCAADVGWITGHSYIVYAPLLMGATSLMFEGTPDYPDPGRFWKMIEDYGVSIFYTAPTTVRLFMKYGEKWPQKYDLNTLRLLGSVGEPINPEAWIWYHKNVGNRKCPIMDTWWQTETGMHIITPLPITELKPGSTFKPFPTIQADIVDDDGNSLTESGGHLVLKTPWPAMFRTLYGDPDRYVEAYWSKFPGIYLSGDVARKDKNGYFWIQGREDDVLNVAGHRISTAEVESALVSHPAVAESAVVGKPDILKGEEIAAFVILKQEFEASPQLKNQLREHVREAIGPIASPAVIGFVDDLPKTRSGKIMRRVIKAKVKEEDVGDISTLANPESVDGLDRAL from the coding sequence ATGTCCAAAAATTTAGATACGCTACTTAAAGAAGAACGTAAATTTGAAGCAGACTTTGATATGATTTCTCAAAGTAATATTAAACAGTGGATGGATTCGCATAACATAAAAAATTACGAAGAGCTCATTGAAAAGTCAAATGAAGATTTAGAATGGTTTTGGAATGAAATGGCTCAAGAATTAGAATGGTTTGAACCTTATAATCAAGTATTAGATTGGAAACCTCCTCATGCCCAGTGGTTTATAGATGGGAAATTCAATATTGTGCATAATGCTCTGGATAGGCATGTTACAACCTCTAGAAAGAACAAAGTTGCATATATTTGGGAAAGCGAGGCCGGTGAGGTAAAAAAACTCACTTACTTTGAATTATACCGCGAAGTGAATCGTCTGGCCAATGCCTTAAAAAGCATGGGTGTTAAAAAGGGAGATCGGGTGGGTATATATTTGCCCATGATATTAGAGCTGCCCATTGCCATGCTGGCCTGTGCTAAAATAGGAGCCATTCATAGTGTTGTATTTTCTGGATTTTGGGCTAAAGCTTTCCAGGAAAGGGCCAATGATGCCCAGGCTAAGGTAGCTATTACTGCAGATGGATTTCAAAGACGAGGAAAAGATATTAAACTTAAAGATACTGTGGATATGGTTATGGATGACATTCCCAGTATTGAAAAAGTAATTGTGGTGCAAAATACTGGCAGCGATGTGGGAATGAAAGAAGGAAGAGATGTATTCTGGGATGAAATTCTAAAAAAACAAAGTGCTAAATGCGATACCGAGCAATTAGATAGTGAAGATCCTTTATTTATTTTATATACTTCTGGAACAACTGGAAAACCAAAAGGAGTTCTCCACACCCATGCAGGATATGCGGTAGGCACATATACTACTTTAAAATTTGTTTTTGACATTAAAGATAGTGATATATGGTGGTGTGCTGCAGATGTGGGCTGGATTACCGGCCATAGCTATATTGTGTATGCTCCTCTTTTAATGGGAGCCACTTCGCTTATGTTTGAAGGCACCCCAGATTATCCAGATCCTGGAAGGTTTTGGAAAATGATAGAGGATTATGGGGTAAGTATTTTTTACACGGCACCAACCACAGTTAGATTGTTCATGAAATACGGCGAAAAATGGCCTCAAAAATATGATTTAAATACATTAAGACTTTTAGGATCTGTAGGGGAGCCTATAAATCCTGAAGCATGGATTTGGTATCATAAAAATGTTGGTAACCGTAAATGTCCCATAATGGACACCTGGTGGCAGACCGAAACCGGAATGCATATTATAACTCCACTCCCCATAACTGAATTAAAACCAGGCTCCACATTTAAGCCATTTCCTACAATTCAGGCAGATATCGTGGATGATGATGGAAATTCACTTACTGAAAGTGGAGGACATCTGGTTTTGAAAACTCCATGGCCGGCCATGTTCCGTACATTATATGGGGATCCAGATCGATATGTGGAGGCATACTGGAGCAAGTTTCCAGGAATCTATCTAAGTGGGGATGTAGCTCGGAAAGATAAAAATGGATATTTCTGGATTCAGGGAAGAGAAGATGATGTTCTAAATGTAGCGGGCCACCGAATAAGTACGGCTGAGGTAGAATCTGCCCTGGTAAGTCACCCTGCAGTAGCTGAATCAGCAGTAGTGGGGAAACCTGATATTCTTAAAGGAGAAGAAATAGCAGCATTTGTAATTTTAAAACAAGAATTTGAAGCATCTCCTCAACTCAAAAATCAGCTTAGAGAACATGTTAGGGAAGCAATAGGACCTATAGCCAGTCCAGCAGTCATTGGATTTGTGGATGACCTTCCTAAAACCAGGTCTGGAAAAATTATGCGCCGAGTTATTAAGGCTAAGGTTAAAGAAGAAGATGTGGGGGATATTAGTACTTTAGCTAATCCAGAATCAGTTGATGGATTGGATAGGGCTTTGTAA
- a CDS encoding aminotransferase, translating to MDETLLMIPGPTRVAPRVLKAMSENIVNHRSALFGKILSETTEMMSDVFRTNNKSYLITGSGTAAMEAAMANIINPGDKILSVVGGKFGQRFGQIVDAFGGQSEVIDVEWGKGVNPDEIGYALEENEDIKAVTVVHNETSTGVSNPIKEIGKIMSDYDALYVVDTVSSLAGDEVDVDGYGIDICVTGSQKCMAAPPGMAAITLSNDAWNVVDKVEAKSYYLNMKKYRKSGDAEPPETPYTPSVSLMYAMHEALDIIMEEGLANRVKRHQIAAKATRNAIKALNLELFPDESVSSTTVTAVNMPEGVSDGELRGTMRNKYRVELAGGQDHLKGNIFRIGHMGNITHRELITTFSALEMTLRELGFEVNMGEGVAAVADTYLPDNI from the coding sequence ATGGATGAAACATTGCTAATGATTCCCGGGCCGACACGGGTGGCTCCCCGAGTCCTGAAAGCCATGTCCGAGAACATTGTGAATCACCGAAGTGCTTTATTCGGTAAAATTCTGAGCGAAACTACTGAAATGATGTCAGATGTCTTCCGGACAAATAATAAGTCTTACCTTATCACCGGGTCTGGTACTGCTGCTATGGAAGCGGCCATGGCCAATATCATTAACCCTGGAGATAAAATACTGAGTGTAGTCGGCGGAAAGTTCGGCCAAAGATTTGGCCAGATCGTTGATGCATTTGGTGGCCAGAGTGAGGTTATTGATGTGGAATGGGGAAAAGGTGTAAACCCTGACGAGATCGGATATGCCTTAGAAGAGAATGAAGACATAAAAGCTGTCACTGTGGTACACAATGAGACCTCCACGGGTGTTTCAAACCCTATTAAAGAAATTGGAAAAATAATGAGTGACTATGACGCTCTTTATGTGGTAGACACTGTTTCTTCACTGGCTGGAGATGAAGTGGATGTGGATGGCTATGGAATTGACATCTGTGTCACTGGATCCCAGAAGTGTATGGCAGCACCTCCAGGTATGGCAGCTATTACTTTAAGTAATGACGCATGGAATGTTGTGGATAAGGTTGAAGCAAAAAGTTACTACCTTAACATGAAAAAATACCGCAAAAGTGGTGATGCTGAACCACCAGAAACTCCTTACACACCATCTGTCTCTTTAATGTATGCTATGCATGAAGCACTGGACATAATTATGGAAGAAGGCCTGGCCAATAGAGTTAAAAGGCATCAAATAGCTGCTAAAGCTACTAGGAATGCTATAAAAGCCTTAAACTTGGAACTGTTTCCTGATGAATCTGTATCTTCTACTACTGTTACGGCTGTAAACATGCCCGAAGGAGTAAGTGACGGAGAACTTCGAGGAACCATGAGAAACAAATATCGGGTAGAACTGGCCGGTGGCCAAGATCACCTCAAGGGAAATATTTTCAGAATTGGCCACATGGGTAATATTACTCACAGAGAACTCATAACTACATTTTCTGCTCTGGAAATGACTCTTAGAGAGTTAGGTTTCGAAGTGAATATGGGTGAAGGTGTAGCTGCTGTAGCAGATACCTACTTGCCAGATAATATCTAA
- a CDS encoding archease, with translation MKFEFFDVTADAGFWAYGSTLEESYENAGLAMFEIMTDATQVSPVVKKEFTIESEDKVSLLYDWLEELLFLHDVEFILFSKFKVNITPLEEGYKLKAEVWGDEINREIHEQRDEVKAVTFHLMEVNKENRYSVRVILDL, from the coding sequence TTGAAGTTTGAATTCTTTGATGTAACTGCGGATGCAGGATTCTGGGCCTATGGTTCCACCCTAGAAGAGTCTTATGAAAATGCAGGCCTGGCCATGTTTGAGATAATGACTGATGCCACACAAGTTTCTCCAGTAGTTAAAAAAGAATTCACCATCGAATCTGAAGATAAAGTTTCACTTCTATACGATTGGCTGGAAGAGTTATTGTTTTTACATGACGTGGAGTTCATTCTTTTTTCCAAATTTAAAGTAAACATAACCCCCTTAGAAGAAGGTTATAAATTAAAAGCAGAAGTTTGGGGAGATGAAATCAATCGTGAAATCCATGAACAGAGAGATGAAGTAAAGGCCGTTACTTTTCACCTCATGGAAGTGAATAAGGAAAATAGATATAGTGTGAGGGTTATTTTGGATTTATAG
- a CDS encoding acetolactate synthase produces the protein MKPEKISCAKAIINILEQEDVEWIFGHPGEQILSLYDALRSSPINHVLVRHEQSAAHAADGYARASGKFGVCVATAGPGALNLVMGVATAYRDSIPILVITGDVPTNQRGQNTFQDIDLCSVFKPISRKTFYSFNVKEAISNLKKSIEMLKKGPTGPIHLNLPKDILDSLVDENIIFKDSNIDFESGSLENSQSDLSKLKKVVESIKSAKKPLIVAGAGLIWSGALNEIKEFVNKTQIPLATTYHGRGILREDDDYCMGLIGNRGTPVGNYAGANCDVVLGLGCRFSERTLTGIGSGENNPQIVQVNMDSETLKGDINLQMDVKEFLNEIMKISESIMPENNPHSTLWLKELQAYSQGHPASYDTKFFYSEVPLKPQQAIKEILDAANDSTIVNDAGTHTTWVTLYKKVLRPFSLLFSGAFGPMGYGLPAAIGASFARPVESIVAIIGDGGFQMTIQELATVHQNNLSMVICLINNSSLGIIRQWQEMYHGGSYEVELENPDFIKLAQAYGIEAVRVESPGDVFKFVKKGIEMKKPFLIDISVKEENIPLPDFIKE, from the coding sequence ATGAAACCAGAAAAAATTAGTTGTGCAAAGGCAATTATAAATATTCTAGAACAAGAAGATGTTGAATGGATTTTTGGACATCCTGGAGAACAAATACTATCTTTATATGATGCCCTGAGATCATCACCAATAAATCACGTTTTAGTTCGTCATGAACAATCAGCAGCCCATGCTGCAGACGGCTATGCTCGTGCATCTGGAAAATTTGGAGTATGTGTGGCTACTGCCGGTCCTGGCGCTTTAAACTTAGTTATGGGAGTTGCTACTGCTTATCGAGACTCAATTCCAATATTAGTAATTACTGGAGATGTTCCCACAAATCAAAGAGGTCAGAATACATTTCAAGACATTGACCTCTGTTCAGTATTTAAGCCAATTAGCAGAAAAACTTTCTATTCATTTAATGTCAAAGAAGCCATTTCAAATTTGAAAAAATCCATTGAAATGCTAAAAAAAGGGCCAACTGGACCAATTCATCTTAATTTACCTAAAGATATTCTGGATAGTCTTGTTGATGAAAATATTATTTTTAAAGATTCCAATATTGATTTTGAATCTGGAAGTCTCGAAAATTCGCAATCAGATTTATCAAAACTAAAAAAAGTAGTTGAATCAATTAAATCTGCTAAAAAACCATTAATAGTTGCTGGAGCGGGTTTAATTTGGTCAGGTGCTTTAAATGAGATTAAAGAATTTGTTAATAAAACCCAAATCCCTCTGGCCACCACTTATCATGGCCGTGGAATATTAAGAGAAGATGATGATTATTGTATGGGCCTTATTGGGAATCGAGGAACTCCCGTGGGCAATTACGCCGGTGCCAATTGTGATGTGGTTTTAGGTTTAGGTTGTCGTTTTTCAGAGCGAACACTTACTGGAATAGGTTCTGGAGAAAATAATCCGCAGATTGTTCAAGTAAATATGGATTCTGAAACATTAAAAGGAGATATTAACCTTCAAATGGATGTTAAGGAATTTTTAAATGAAATTATGAAAATTTCAGAATCAATAATGCCTGAAAATAATCCCCATAGCACATTATGGTTAAAAGAATTACAAGCATACTCCCAAGGCCATCCGGCATCATATGATACTAAATTTTTTTATTCCGAGGTTCCTTTAAAACCCCAGCAGGCCATAAAAGAGATTTTAGATGCTGCAAATGATTCAACCATTGTTAATGATGCTGGAACCCACACTACTTGGGTTACTCTTTATAAAAAAGTCTTAAGGCCATTTTCATTGCTATTCTCTGGTGCATTTGGGCCCATGGGATATGGTCTGCCTGCTGCCATCGGAGCATCCTTTGCTAGACCTGTTGAGAGCATAGTGGCCATTATAGGAGATGGTGGATTTCAAATGACAATCCAAGAATTGGCTACGGTTCATCAAAACAATTTATCTATGGTTATATGTCTAATCAACAATAGTTCATTGGGCATTATTCGCCAATGGCAGGAAATGTACCACGGTGGTAGCTATGAAGTAGAATTGGAAAACCCTGACTTTATTAAGTTAGCCCAGGCCTATGGAATTGAAGCCGTGCGAGTTGAATCCCCAGGAGATGTATTTAAATTTGTTAAAAAAGGAATTGAAATGAAAAAACCATTCTTGATTGATATTTCGGTGAAAGAAGAGAATATACCCCTTCCAGATTTTATAAAAGAATGA